The following proteins are encoded in a genomic region of Cryptomeria japonica chromosome 11, Sugi_1.0, whole genome shotgun sequence:
- the LOC131040182 gene encoding prohibitin-3, mitochondrial translates to MSSQRAVSFLTNMARTALGLGLGASVVNASLYTVDGGERAVLFDRFAGVKEESVGEGTHFLVPWLQRPYIFDIRTRPHTFSSISGTKDLQMVHLTLRVLSRPEEEHLPRIFQMLGLEYDEKVLPSIGNEVLKAVVAQFNADQLLTERPRVSALVRDSLVRRARDFNIVLDDVAITHLSYGAEFSKAVEQKQVAQQEAERSKFVVAKAEQERRAAIIRAEGESDAAKLISDATASAGTGLIELRRIEASREIANTLSKSPNVVYLPGGNNMLLGLNPTSFSNAR, encoded by the coding sequence ATGAGCAGTCAGAGGGCGGTGTCGTTTCTGACGAATATGGCGAGGACGGCGTTGGGGTTGGGATTGGGGGCGAGCGTGGTGAATGCATCGCTGTACACAGTGGACGGAGGCGAGAGAGCGGTGCTGTTCGATAGGTTCGCGGGAGTGAAGGAGGAGAGTGTGGGGGAGGGCACGCACTTTCTGGTGCCATGGCTGCAGCGCCCCTATATCTTCGATATCCGCACCCGCCCACACACCTTCTCTTCCATTTCGGGCACCAAGGATCTTCAGATGGTGCATCTCACGCTTAGAGTTCTCTCACGCCCCGAGGAGGAGCATCTGCCGCGCATATTCCAGATGCTTGGCCTCGAGTATGACGAGAAGGTGCTGCCTTCCATTGGTAACGAGGTGCTCAAGGCGGTAGTGGCGCAGTTCAATGCCGATCAGCTGCTTACAGAGCGGCCCCGCGTCTCGGCCCTTGTCAGGGACAGCCTGGTGCGCCGGGCCCGGGACTTTAACATCGTGCTGGATGATGTGGCTATCACTCACCTTTCTTATGGAGCTGAGTTCTCCAAGGCGGTGGAGCAGAAGCAGGTGGCGCAGCAGGAGGCGGAGCGCTCCAAGTTCGTGGTGGCCAAGGCCGAGCAGGAGCGGAGGGCCGCCATCATTCGTGCCGAGGGCGAGAGTGATGCTGCCAAGCTCATCTCTGATGCCACCGCCAGTGCTGGTACGGGCCTCATTGAGCTCCGTCGAATCGAAGCTTCGCGAGAGATCGCCAACACTCTTTCTAAGAGCCCCAATGTTGTCTATCTTCCAGGTGGGAACAACATGTTGCTTGGTCTGAATCCAACCTCTTTCTCCAACGCCCGCTGA